From Cervus canadensis isolate Bull #8, Minnesota chromosome 28, ASM1932006v1, whole genome shotgun sequence, one genomic window encodes:
- the ZSCAN31 gene encoding zinc finger and SCAN domain-containing protein 31 — translation MASAGEQDGLKIVKVEEDPIWDQETYLRENNFSGQEASRQLFRHFCYQETPGPREALSRLRELCHQWLRPDTHTKEQILELLVLEQFLTILPEELQAWVREHHPKSGEEAVAAVEDLERELSEPENQAPDCEHGLAEMLSGDAVHLKAKQESTAFQLQSVVTQLKCESFGLHKFGEQDGETVLENQDLTSKQEVLKEMGHFENSRLQRDVPLDSKNREMCKRESRAEKQSRQPTGERRHKCNECGKSFTQSSVLIQHQRIHTGEKPYECRECGKTFSQRSGLIEHQRSHTGEKPYQCKDCGKAFSASNGLIRHRRIHTGEKPYECEECGKAFRLSSYLVQHQRIHTGEKRYRCNECGKAFSQNAGLFQHLRIHTGEKPYQCSQCSKSFRSRTLLIKHQRSHTGERPYKCDECGKAFSHHCNLIRHFRIHTVVKLD, via the exons ATGGCTTCAGCAGGGGAACAGGATGGACTTAAGATTGTGAAGGTGGAGGAGGACCCTATCTGGGACCAAGAAACCTACCTTCGAGAGAACAACTTTTCTGGCCAGGAAGCCTCCCGCCAACTTTTTAGACACTTTTGTTACCAAGAGACTCCTGGTCCCCGAGAAGCACTGAGCCGGCTTCGGGAACTCTGTCATCAGTGGCTGAGGCCAGACACACATACCAAGGAGCAAATCCTGGAGCTCCTGGTGCTGGAGCAGTTCCTGACCATCCTGCCTGAGGAGCTCCAGGCCTGGGTACGTGAGCACCACCCCAAGAgtggggaggaggcagtggcTGCAGTTGAAGACCTGGAGCGAGAGCTCAGTGAACCAGAGAACCAG GCCCCAGATTGTGAACATGGACTTGCTGAAATGCTCTCAGGGGATGCAGTGCATTTGAAGGCCAAGCAGGAATCAACAGCTTTCCAGCTTCAGTCCGTGGTGACACAGCTCAAATGTGAATCTTTTGGGCTCCACAAATTTGGAGAACAAG ATGGTGAAACTGTACTTGAAAACCAGGACTTGACATCAAAACAGGAAGTCTTAAAAGAAATGGGACATTTTGAGAATAGCAGACTCCAAAGAGATGTTCCTTTAGATtctaaaaatagagaaatgtgTAAACGTGAGAGCAGGGCAGAAAAACAGAGCAGACAGCCCACTGGAGAGAGACGTCACAAGTGCAATGAGTGTGGGAAAAGCTTTACTCAGAGTTCAGTTCTCATTCAGCACCAGAGAatccacactggggagaagccaTATGAATGTAGAGAATGTGGAAAGACCTTCAGCCAGAGGTCAGGCCTGATTGAACATCAGCGGagccacactggagagaaaccctatcaATGTAAGGACTGCGGGAAAGCCTTCAGTGCCAGCAATGGCCTCATTAGACATAGAAGGATCCACACGGGGGAAAAACCATATGAATGTGAAgagtgtgggaaagccttccGCCTGAGCTCGTACCTTGTTCAGCATCAGAGGATACACACTGGAGAGAAGCGCTATCGCTGTAATGAGTGTGGAAAAGCCTTCAGTCAGAATGCAGGGCTTTTCCAGCATCTCCGAATCCACACTGGTGAGAAACCCTATCAGTGCAGTCAGTGCAGTAAAAGCTTTCGTAGTCGAACACTCCTTATAAAACATCAGAGAAGCCACACTGGAGAGAGACCGTATAAGTGTGATGAGTGTGGGAAAGCTTTCAGTCATCATTGCAACCTCATTCGGCATTTTAGAATCCATACTGTTGTCAAATTGGACTAA